The Jannaschia sp. M317 DNA segment TGCCGCTTCCGCCGCGACTTACAGCGCCGACGAGACTTACCGCTATGAGTTGACCCGCACCTGGGAACCGGAGGGGCGGCGCGTGGCGTTTGTCATGCTCAACCCGTCGACCGCGACGGAACTGGCCAACGATCCGACTGTTGAGCGGTGTGAACGGCGCGCACGGGTATTGGGGTTCGGGGCGTTCCGGGTCACCAATATCTTTGCCTACCGCGCGACCGACCCCCGCGACATGCGCGCCCACGCCGAGCCGGTGGGCGGCGCGGCCAACGACGACGCGATCCGGCAGGCCGCGATCTGGGCGGATCTGGTGGTCTGCGCCTGGGGCACCCATGGCGCGCACCTGGATCGTGGTCCGCAGGTGGAACGTCTGTTGCGCGCGACGGGGCGGCCGCTTTGTCATTTGGGGCTATCGAAGGCGGGGCATCCGAAGCACCCGCTTTATATCGGATATGCGGTGCAGCCGGTGCCGTGGGACGTGGCCGCGCCCGCCTGACCGGTGACTATGGCCGTCAGGCCGCGGGGACGAGGCGAATGTCGTCCGGGCCGATTGGCGTGCCCGCGTCCAATCGGGCCACCACATTGCCACCGATGCGCAGCTCGGTCACGCCATTTGCGTCCAGCAGTTCCAGCACCGGGGGAACGCCGGGTGCCGTTTCCAGAGAGCTGTCGTAGATGATTTCGATCGCATCTTCGGAGGCGTCGAAATCCGCGATCCAGGCCGCGTCGTCGGGGCCAGTCTCGAATTCCTGAGCAAAGGCCCCGGCACTGGGTGCGCGGAACAGAAAGGTGTCCTGGCCCTGTCCGCCGGTCAGATTGTCGCCGTGCCCGCCTGCCAGCGTGTCATTGCCGTCACCGCCATCGAGGGTGTCACCGCCATCGGTATCGGGCATATCCGCCGAATCGGATTGCGTTCCGTCCAGCACATCGTCCCCGGCCCCGCCACGCAGCACATCCAGACCCAGCATCCCGAACAGACGATCCGCCCCGGCCCCGCCGTCCAGCGTATCGTCGCCGTCGCCGCCCAGCAGCAGGTCGTCGCCGTCGTCGCCGTCCAGGCTGTCGTCGCCCCAGTCGCCATGCAGGATGTCATCCCCCGCCCCGCCGAACAGGTCGTCGTCGCCGTCACCGCCGTGCAGTTCGTCCCGTGCGGCCCCGCCGCCAAGGGTGTCGTCGCCGTCGTTGCCGATCAAAAGGTCGCCGTAGTCACCCGCCTGCATCTGGTTGTTGCCACCGTTGCCGAACATCGCGTCGTCGTCATGGGTGATGACGGCCCCGTCCTCGGCCCCGACGTGGTCGGACAGATGTGCCCCGGCGACCTGATCGCGGATGATCTGGGTCGGGGTCAGTCCGGCGTTGGACGGCGCTAGGTCGGGGCGCTCGTTCTGCTCTGGTTCCTCGGGGTCCAGTGCCTCGGTGAGGGGGGACGAGTCGTCCTCATCGGATTCGGCTGTCTGCTCTTCGACGTCGGGTACAGCTCCGGTGTCCGCGTCTTCCTCGTCAGGCGACGTGTCGATCAGCAGCAGCCCGGAGGCGGCAAGACCCAGAAGTCCGGCGATCAACAACATGGCAACAGCCCTCGGAACCATGGGCCCCGCTCTGCGGGCCCGCGCGGGCACACACGCCGCCCGCCAGCAACGCACCCCGGCTACCATCTGGGACGATTCGTGAACAGCGAACTTGGGTAAACTGGTTAACGGTGACACGGCCCCGCATCCACCAATGTCGAATGCCCCTTTGCAAGGCGGGCCGCGCGGTGTATGCGGCGCGCTCACTCCATGGGCCTGTGCTGGACGACATCCCGGCCTGCGCCATTCCTCAAACCGACAGGAGACCCCGATGTCGATTACAGTCGAAGAAAAAAACCGCCTGATGAAAGAATTCGCGACCAAGGAAGGCGACACCGGTTCGCCCGAAGTCCAGGTCGCCATTCTGACCTCGCGCATCGCGACCCTGACCGAGCATTTCAAGACCCACAAGAAGGACAACCACTCTCGTCGTGGCCTTCTGATGATGGTGGCCC contains these protein-coding regions:
- the rpsO gene encoding 30S ribosomal protein S15 — encoded protein: MSITVEEKNRLMKEFATKEGDTGSPEVQVAILTSRIATLTEHFKTHKKDNHSRRGLLMMVAQRRKLLDYTRGKSEQRYLDLIKRLGIRR
- a CDS encoding DUF1643 domain-containing protein codes for the protein MLIRTHQKGDAASAATYSADETYRYELTRTWEPEGRRVAFVMLNPSTATELANDPTVERCERRARVLGFGAFRVTNIFAYRATDPRDMRAHAEPVGGAANDDAIRQAAIWADLVVCAWGTHGAHLDRGPQVERLLRATGRPLCHLGLSKAGHPKHPLYIGYAVQPVPWDVAAPA